A region of the Paenibacillus sp. J23TS9 genome:
GGAGCAAAGCAGCATGAGAAACTGACATCAGGACAAATGGCAAAGGCGCATTCTATGAGCATTCATAGGATGCGCCTTTTTAATTGTCATCATCCGAGGTCAGACTGATTCCCAGGTAAACGCAAAGCTCGGAAGCCGTCTCCGCTTTTACATAGGACCACAGCATGAAAAACCGCCGCTGATAACCCCGGCATAAATACAGAGCTTCAATGCCTTTCGTATTGCGGTTTTCCTCATACACCCGAATACCGCGGTTTCGCATATCCTTCCGGATGGCTGTGAGCCGGTAAATGACTCTGTTTTGCACACCGGATAGCCCGCGGATATAGACATCAGGCAGCTTCAGGGCAAGGGTACCCAGCGTGCGGATATCCCGCTCCAGTACATCCAGCAGGATAACATGCAGCAGATAGGTTTTGACCAGCAGCGTGTCTTCTTCGGCCGGGGCAGGGGGAAGGGATGATGCTTTCATGGGAGCACTTCCTTGACTACAGGAATAAGAATACAGAACGTATGTTCTATTTATATTCATGTTACGTGAAAAGTATGTATGATAGCAAGGGCTAAATCACTGGAAATGATGCCTGATCTTTCTGGTATAATAAATATGTAATTGGCAGCCCGAGCCAACAGCATTTTATATCAGTATCGGGGGGAGGATATCATATGATATTGCATAAAGGGGAAATATTATTCCACCAGGGTGACGGCGGAGAATATTTATACCAGATCAAGAGTGGGCTTTTTAAAGTCACGCGTCTTCACGAAAATGGAAATATGGTACTTTTTAATATATTGTATGCCGGGGAAACGGTGCCGCATCATTCGCTGATTACCCCCAAGGAAGCTCATGGAACGGCGATAGCCCTGATGCGAAGCGAAGTAGAGAGAATTCCGGCTGAAGAGTGGTACCGCGATGTGAGAGAGAGTCCGGAGAAGGCGCTTGAAATCGCGCTCCTGCTTCAGGAGAAGGTTCGTTTTATGCAAAAAAGGCTGGATCATCTGACGGTAGGGACACCCGCAGAGCGTCTTGAGCTTTTGTCCGAGTGGCTGGATGATTATTCGCATGGCGTTCATTTTACCGAGCTGTTGACACAGGAGGAGATTGGTCAATTGATCGGAGTGCGGCGAGAAACTATAAACCGCTTGCTGAGGGGGCATTAATATGTTGCATCATGTGGAGCTCAATGTATCGGATTTGCGGCGCAGCCGGGAGTTCTGGGAATGGTTTCTGAGCTGGCTTGGCTATGATATTTTCCAGGAATGGGAGCATGGGTTCAGCTTCAAGCAGGGGGAGACCTACCTGGTATTTGTGCAGACGGAAGAACGATTTAAGGACGCTACATACCACCGGAAGGCAACTGGACTCAATCATTTGGCTTTTCATGCAGAGTCGAGCAGTCAGATCGATGAGATGGCCAACATACTTAAGCAAAAAGGCATACCAGTCTTGTATGAGGATAAATATCCTTATGCTGGCGGCCCGGAGCATTATGCAGTGTTTTTTGAGGATCCGGACCGGATCAAGGTGGAGCTTGCCTGCGGGGTCTAGGGGCTTGCCGGGTCGAATTACATCTGAATATCGATAAGCGGTAGTGGGGGTCCCGTCAGGGATCCCTTTTTTATGCCAATCAGGGTCCAATAGTATCGTCCAGGTAACTTCCTTACTAAATAGTGCCTACTTACGAAAAAGAAAATTAGTATTTAAAATGAGGGTGTGGTTGATGACCAAATAGATGAATGAGGAGAGAAATAATCATATGGAACTTCAATTGGCACTCGATCTTGTAGATATCCCAGGCGCAAAAGAAATCGTAAATGAGGTAGCAGAATATATAGATATCGTCGAAATTGGAACTCCGATCGTCATTAATGAAGGACTTCGTGCTGTGAAAGAACTGAAAGAAGCTTTTCCTTCTCTGCGTGTGCTGGCTGATCTGAAAATTATGGATGCAGGCGGTTACGAAGTGATGAAGGCATCCGAAGCGGGAGCGAGCATCATTACAGTGCTGGGTGTGTCGGATGATTCGACGATTCAGGGCGCGGTTGAGGAAGCCAAGAAGCAGAACACCAAGGTAATGGTGGACATGATCAATGTCAAAAATATCGAGCGAAGAGCCGTGGAAATCGACCAAATGGGCGTGGATTATATTTGTGTGCATTCCGGATATGACCATCAAGCAGCAGGGATCAGTTCTTTTGACGATCTGCTTACGATTAAGCGTGTAGTGAAACAGGCCAAAACGGCTATCGCCGGCGGCATTAAGCTGAGTACGCTGCCTCAGGTTATCGCTGCAGGTCCGGACCTTGTTATTGTTGGTGGCGGGATAACTAGCCAAGAGGACAAGCGGACTGTGGCGTCTGAAATGAAGCAACTGGTAAGCCAGGCGTAAAAGGTCTGGTGAAGACGGTGAAATATGCTGCCGAAATCGTGAAGGAGCTGCAGCGCTCTGTCACACTCATTTCGGAGGAAGAAGCTGAACGATTGGCAGATGTAATCCAGACGGCGGAAAAAGTATTTTTCGCTGGCGCCGGAAGATCCGGTTTTATGGGACGAGCCTTTGCAATGCGTCTAATGCATATGGGAATTAATGCTTTTGTTGTTGGTGAAACGGTGACACCGGGTATTGGTCCTGACGACCTGCTTATCATTGGATCTGGCTCAGGCGAGACTCAAAGCCTGGTCACAATGGCCCGAAAGGCGAAGCAATTGGGAGCAACGGTGGTTACAGTAACCATTCAGCCCGATTCGTCGCTAGCCAGCTTGTCCGATTTCTCGGTAAAGCTGCCCGGATCGCCTAAGGATCAGGTAAATGCGGGGGATGTAACCATTCAGCCGATGGCATCGCTGTTCGAACAGACACTCATCATATTATACGATGCCGTTATTCTCAGATTAATGGATCAGAAGGATCAGAACTCCAGGCAAATGTTCGGCAGACATGCAAACTTGGAGTAGACCGCAAATTCTAAAAAGCTTGATTGGATATCCCCACTGCTTGCAGTGGGGTATTATTGCATTAGATTTGGGAGTCGGAAATGTAGTATCCTAATAAGGGAGGTGGCATCATGGCAACAGAAATTAAAGACCGTATCAACCTTAAGGAAATTAACTGTGAGAAGGAATTGACGCTTGCCGTCATCGGCGGCAAATGGAAATTGATTATACTGTGGCATCTGGGATTGGATGGAACGAAGCGATTTGGCGAGCTTAAAAAATTGATCCCGCATATTACGCAAAAAATGCTCACCAATCAGCTTCGCGAACTGGAAGATGATCAGTTGATCTCGAGAAAAGTGTATCCGGAAGTTCCGCCCCGAGTGGAATACACGCTGACAGAATACGGCCAGTCTCTGATGCCGGTGCTGCGGATGATGTACGATTGGGGCAAAAATTACGGTGAGAATGTCATATGGAAGGATGCGGGTCCGGTTGAAACGTTAGCAATGAGTAAATGAGTCTTGAACACGTCCCATGGTATGGACTTATGAAAATATAATGATAAACATATGCCATCCCTGTCTTTATGGATTACCCAAGACAAGGATGGTCTTTTTTATGTCCTCATCTTGTTTATCCGGGGTGATCTCACAAAAGATATCCAGGCACATATAATGGGTTATCTGTACACACAGAAAGGAGATAACTCAGATGAGTTACCCCCCAAATTACGGATATTCTGCTATCCCCTATTCATATCCTCATACCTATTATTGGATTCGTGAGTACCCGCAGGTAAAGACCGATACTTTGAACCAATCGATACAGGACTATTACAAGCTTATGGAAGAGGGCTACAGGGTCTTGAGCAAACTGTCCGAGCATTCGTTTGCAGTTCAAGTCATGACTGCGGCTCAAGCAGGCAATAAGCAGGAAGTTGACCGGTTAATGAAAACGATCAGCTCCAATGCGACAATCCAATCCGAATTTTCCCCAAGCGGGATTGGAATTACGGTGGACCCCAAAGTTCAAAACTCCCCATGCTGCAAGTTGGCTATGTTTCTGAAATGGGGATAAATATCGTGCAGCATAGGGCAATATGGCAAAATTCAGACAAGAAATCCGGCATACGTAATAAGGGATACCTGTCCGTATGAGGAGAGGTATCCCTTGATTTGTGTTCCCGATCATTTGCTTAAGAGTTGGTTACAGGCTTCCGGCAGGTCCAAAGAATTCATAGTGAATCCGCTCGGCGGGAACGCCCCAAGCCTGCAAGGCCTGATTCACTGCACGCATAAATGGCACAGGACCGCAGAAATAGAAATCTGATTCTTTGGAAGTGACCTCCTGAAGCCAAGGAAGATCGATGTAGCCAATCTTATGGCAAAGGGTTTGGTCTAGTGGCTTTTCATAGCAAACATAAGATTTCATAGAATGATGCGCCGCGTCCAACTGCTCGATATGCTCTCTCATCGCATGGAATCCTTCATTTATAGCCGCATGGATAAAAGTAACCTCGCGTTCAGGCTGTTCTTTCAGCACAGTTTCCAGCATGCTGATCATCGGAGTCAAGCCGACGCCGCCGCTGATCAGAACAAGCGGGATGTTTTGCTCTTGATCCAATGTGAATGATCCGGCCGGTGCGCTTATCTCCAGCACATCTCCCTCATTCACCGAATTATGCAAATAGGTAGACACGAGCCCTGCAGGTTTGCCGGGAGCTGCATCTTCACGCTTGACCGAAATCCGGTAGTAATCTTCACCAGGAGCAGCAGACAAGCTGTAATGACGGATATGGGTATAAGATTCATTGTCGGGCTGAACTCGCACAGTAATATACTGGCCCGGAAGGTAGCTTGAGATCGCGCCGCCATCCTGCGGTTTTAAATAGAAGGAGGTGATCACGTCGCTTTCTTTCATTTTGCGTTCCACCACGAAAGGACGGAATCCCCGCCATCCGCCCGGAGCATTCTCGGCTTCCTGGTACATCTCGGCTTCTACGCTGATAAAGGCATCGGCGATCATACCGTAGGCCTGTGCCCATGCATCCAGAATTTCAGGCGTAGCAGCATCACCAAGGACCTTCTTAATGGCGCCAAGCAGGTTCTCCCCGACAATCGGATAATGCTCTGGCAAAATATTCAGTGCCCGGTGCTTTTGCCCGATCTGCTTGACGACAGGCAGAATATCCTCCAAATGATCGATATGAGCAGCAGCTGCATACACCGCATTCGCAAGAGCTTGCGGCTGTTTGCCTTCCCGTTGGTTGGCATGATTGAATATGTTTAGCAGT
Encoded here:
- a CDS encoding Crp/Fnr family transcriptional regulator; the encoded protein is MILHKGEILFHQGDGGEYLYQIKSGLFKVTRLHENGNMVLFNILYAGETVPHHSLITPKEAHGTAIALMRSEVERIPAEEWYRDVRESPEKALEIALLLQEKVRFMQKRLDHLTVGTPAERLELLSEWLDDYSHGVHFTELLTQEEIGQLIGVRRETINRLLRGH
- a CDS encoding VOC family protein — encoded protein: MLHHVELNVSDLRRSREFWEWFLSWLGYDIFQEWEHGFSFKQGETYLVFVQTEERFKDATYHRKATGLNHLAFHAESSSQIDEMANILKQKGIPVLYEDKYPYAGGPEHYAVFFEDPDRIKVELACGV
- the hxlA gene encoding 3-hexulose-6-phosphate synthase, producing the protein MELQLALDLVDIPGAKEIVNEVAEYIDIVEIGTPIVINEGLRAVKELKEAFPSLRVLADLKIMDAGGYEVMKASEAGASIITVLGVSDDSTIQGAVEEAKKQNTKVMVDMINVKNIERRAVEIDQMGVDYICVHSGYDHQAAGISSFDDLLTIKRVVKQAKTAIAGGIKLSTLPQVIAAGPDLVIVGGGITSQEDKRTVASEMKQLVSQA
- the hxlB gene encoding 6-phospho-3-hexuloisomerase; translated protein: MKTVKYAAEIVKELQRSVTLISEEEAERLADVIQTAEKVFFAGAGRSGFMGRAFAMRLMHMGINAFVVGETVTPGIGPDDLLIIGSGSGETQSLVTMARKAKQLGATVVTVTIQPDSSLASLSDFSVKLPGSPKDQVNAGDVTIQPMASLFEQTLIILYDAVILRLMDQKDQNSRQMFGRHANLE
- a CDS encoding helix-turn-helix domain-containing protein, whose protein sequence is MATEIKDRINLKEINCEKELTLAVIGGKWKLIILWHLGLDGTKRFGELKKLIPHITQKMLTNQLRELEDDQLISRKVYPEVPPRVEYTLTEYGQSLMPVLRMMYDWGKNYGENVIWKDAGPVETLAMSK
- the hmpA gene encoding NO-inducible flavohemoprotein, translated to MLSKETIDIIKSTVPVLEIHGKTITTTFYQMLFDNHPELLNIFNHANQREGKQPQALANAVYAAAAHIDHLEDILPVVKQIGQKHRALNILPEHYPIVGENLLGAIKKVLGDAATPEILDAWAQAYGMIADAFISVEAEMYQEAENAPGGWRGFRPFVVERKMKESDVITSFYLKPQDGGAISSYLPGQYITVRVQPDNESYTHIRHYSLSAAPGEDYYRISVKREDAAPGKPAGLVSTYLHNSVNEGDVLEISAPAGSFTLDQEQNIPLVLISGGVGLTPMISMLETVLKEQPEREVTFIHAAINEGFHAMREHIEQLDAAHHSMKSYVCYEKPLDQTLCHKIGYIDLPWLQEVTSKESDFYFCGPVPFMRAVNQALQAWGVPAERIHYEFFGPAGSL